In the Magnolia sinica isolate HGM2019 chromosome 15, MsV1, whole genome shotgun sequence genome, one interval contains:
- the LOC131227542 gene encoding protein FAR1-RELATED SEQUENCE 5-like, protein MKSTQRSESMNNVLKKYLSSKYNLLCFFTHYERVVADRRYRELEADFKMRQSTPILYVDVEMLMEAAKAYTPEVFKMFQNEYKKFLSHTIHKSGEFDTVLEFQVVCNDKVGGRLVKFDTSNNTVTCSCKKFEFVGILCSHALKVLDYYNIKVLPSNYILKRWQRDAKVGAVKDHLGFTIQGDPKISLGKRYSYLCRKFVKIASMAAEYEDAFDFADRYSDKFHDELTECIKGIKKLPLMTYQTNDENVDAEIVCHQSTDNELPIMTSQINDENVDTESVHHQPTDNKVTFVDSLRSQIVSGIKMKPKVVGDRRTFKNPLDKGRKKKSRTGSIQLQMNQERNDSTQAPNIFHLPSFHPSHCPSVFSQLSQVNQVLWTFYLLNLS, encoded by the coding sequence ATGAAGAGCACACAACGGAGTGAAAGCATGAATAATGTTTTGAAGAAATATTTAAGTTCCAAATACAATCTTTTGTGTTTCTTCACACATTATGAACGAGTAGTGGCTGATCGACGATATCGAGAATTGGAAGCTGATTTCAAAATGAGGCAAAGTACCCCAATATTGTATGTTGATGTGGAGATGTTGATGGAAGCGGCAAAAGCATACACTCCGGAAGTATTTAAAATGTTCCAAAATGAGTACAAAAAGTTTCTTAGTCATACAATTCATAAAAGTGGTGAATTTGATACAGTGTTAGAGTTTCAAGTTGTTTGTAATGACAAAGTTGGAGGCCGTCTTGTCAAATTTGACACATCAAACAATACCGTCACATGTAGTTGTAAGAAATTTGAGTTTGTCGGGATACTATGTAGCCATGCACTAAAAGTTCTggattattataatataaaggtGCTTCCTTCCAATTATATTTTGAAAAGATGGCAAAGAGATGCAAAAGTTGGTGCTGTGAAGGACCATCTTGGGTTTACCATACAAGGTGATCCTAAGATTTCTTTAGGGAAGCGTTATAGCTATTTGTGTCGCAAGTTTGTTAAAATTGCTTCAATGGCTGCGGAATATGAAGATGCATTTGATTTTGCTGATAGATATTCAGacaaatttcatgatgaattGACAGAGTGTATAAAAGGGATCAAGAAACTTCCATTGATGACATATCAAACTAATGATGAAAATGTAGATGCTGAAATTGTTTGTCATCAATCGACTGACAATGAGCTGCCAATTATGACATCTCAAATTAATGATGAAAATGTAGATACTGAAAGTGTTCATCATCAACCGACTGACAATAAAGTTACTTTCGTTGATAGTCTCCGCTCACAAATTGTAAGTGGGATTAAAATGAAGCCTAAAGTTGTAGGTGATCGCCGTACATTTAAAAATCCTTTAgataaaggaaggaagaaaaaatcCAGAACCGGATCCATTCAGCTACAAATGAATCAAGAGAGAAATGATTCAACCCAAGCACCAAATATCTTTCACCTTCCTTCATTTCACCCTTCACATTGTCCAAGTGTATTCTCTCAACTAAGCCAAGTCAATCAGGTATTATGGACATTTTATTTACTAAACTTGTCATAA